The Pseudomonadota bacterium genome includes the window TCTCATCGACTGCCATGGTACGGGAACTGCGGCAGCGGCAACGTACCGTTTTGAGGGAAAGGCTATGGATACAGAGCCGAATCTCCGCTTTGTTACTGCTTCATTGAAGGGGGGCTATGTCCGCCCTACCCCCATGGGTGTGGAACTTGAGGCACGGGGAAAGGTCAAGAGTACCGGTAAGCGGAAGATGGTTGTTGCAATTAAAGTCTCTGCAGCAGGGATGGTCTGTGCCCGTGGAAAGGTGATTGCCGTCCGGATGCCCGGCTCGATGAAACTTAAGGGGAACGAATAAAGAAACGTTGTGCAATTCAGAAGATACCGGTGCAGCAAGACTATTAAATGGAGGGTGCTGTCGCCCTGAATAATCTGCTCACAACATACAAAATAATCAAACCAAAAGCAGTAAGATGTTGGAAAATAGGAGCAGAGTATATTAATTTTAAACTTGCGTATCCGGCAAATCTTGTTTCATGTTACCGGTCCAATCCCTGTAGCTAAAAAAACTACACGCTCGTGCACGAAAACGCTACAAAATAATTGTTAAAATGCTTGAAATATGTATGCCAATCGAATAATATATCTTGCTTCAAATGTGCAAACTCCAAGAGACTAAAATACTGGATCGGGTGGATATTTCCCTAAGCTCATAGTAACGGACATGCGGTACACTGTTATGAAAAGGTCGGCATCGAATAGTGTAATCATTAATGGACTGTTTTTCGGTTTCCTTCTTGTTCTGCTGTTTGGAGGTTCTCCGTGGGCGGCTGAGCCACCTCAGAAAAGAGAACTAAAGACCTTCCTAAACAACCTGCAGAGACGGGGCGTTGAATACGGCTGGACAGACGTCAAACCCGGAGCAGTGGAATGGCAGTCTCACAGGACAAGCCAGCTCAATCGGCCCATGGTATTTGCTCAGTTCGGCAGTCCAACGGGGCCCTGTACTCTCTTGCTCGGAGGTGTTCACAGAGATGAGCTGCCTACCGTATATATTATGCTGCGGCTGGCCCAATATATGAAATATAATCCGGCGATCTTCAAGGAGAAGTGTGTTGTTATCGCTCCATTGGTGAACCCTGACGGTTTCTTTTCAAAACCCCCCCCCAAGCGTGTCAACGCACGGGGCGTAGATATTAACCGGAATTTTCCCACCAGGGAGTGGTCCACCAATGCCCTACGCGACTGGGAAAAGAAGTATAATAAAAACAAACGCTATTATCCGGGAAAAAAGGGCGGCTCCGAGCAGGAAACCATGTTCCAGATCGCCCTTATCAAACGGTTCAAGCCTCAAAAGATTCTCTCCGCTCATTCTCCCCTGAATGGGTACGACTTTGACGGACCATCATCGGACCTTGATTCATTTTCCCAATGGCTGGAAACGGTCAGTCGGGAGACCAGCCACCCCATTAAGAAATTCGGCTGCTTTCCTGGATCCCTCGGGAATTATGCGGGTCAGGAGAGGGGTATTTTCACCCTCACACTGGAACTCCCCACCTCCGATCCCGGCAAAGGTGATCGGTATTACCAACAATTTGAGCCTGCTATCATAAAGTTTCTTGATTTGCCCATCTCCTCTTCATCCCCTCTTCAGTGAGTTGAATCGACAATTCTGCCTATCAATGCCAAATAAGACCTTTGCATAATCCCTGATTTCCTTACCATCTTTATTTTCTGACATTTTTCACACCTTAAGCTTTGCACGGTATTTTCCCATGAAATAACTTGTAACTATATGATATATTAAATTATATCTTGCCCCAAGGAGACCTCCTCATGACAGATAAATTCATCACAAAAGGATTTGCCGATTACATTATAGAGAGCAGGGGGTATCATAACACCTTTCTGGAAAAGATTGACCGGTTAATTGATTGGCAAATCACGACGGCATTCAGTTCTTTATGTCTTGATTTGTAGTATCGGTTGCACGCTTGAGAATTGCATGTGCATCTTGCGCTTCAACTGCACCCCGCCCGACGGATCGGGCAAGCATTTGCGTGTTTCCAGATTGAGAATAATATACTATAAGTATATTAGCCATATCCAATAACCTATGATAGATCGAAACGGAGTGTTACCTGACCTTCGAAGCATAGGGTGAAACCAATAAGCGCTACTGCTGCCGAAGTCACCATAATCTTCTTATTCATTGAGGTATAATTTATGCCGAAAAGTATAAAAATACAGGTACCGAAGGCAAGACAGAAAGGGCAATAAACATCTTTCAAAACCTGAAAGCCGATGAGATAGAATTCCACACCCACAGCCATGGAGATCAGGATGGTCCTGAAGTAAATAATCTTTTCCCTGAAGACCCCCTGTACAGTAAATGTACTTGCAAATAGTATGGCCATATAGATTATCCCCACCCATTTCAAATCAACACCCAGAAAGGCCCCTTTTATGGAGGAGCAAGAAGTAATGCAAAACTCATAAACAATCATAAGGGCAGCACCGATCAGCGGCAGGATGATGTTAAGAATTTTTACAAATGTGTTGTTGCCTGCAATTGTCATGTTCCAATGTCTCCTCGTTCTTTCTGTTCCTTCACAAAATATGTTTGTAGCATTGGACTGTTAAACGCAAGAAGAGCTACCTTCTTCATATTTTGCCTCTATACGAATATGGTTTCGTCATGGTAGACCGGGTCCCCGGAGTGTTTCCAGGGACCCCTTTCATCTAAAATGCCATTTCGGGCTTCCAGACTTTCCAGACATTTCCTGCGAGTTCAGCGCTCGGTTTGAGTGTTACCCTGCCGGGCTGCCAGCCGGATGGGGTTGCTTCCCCGGTGGCGCGTACATGCTGGAATGCCTTTACCTGCCTGATGAACTCAGCGATATTCCGACCGACAGGAGGCGTGAGAACCTCCATTGCCTGTATTATGCCGTCGGGGTCTATGATAAAGCGGCCCCGAATATCCACACCTGCTTCATCATCATATATGCCGTAGACCCTTCCTATCAACCCGCCTGCATCGGAAAGCATAGGAAATGGAACCCCTCCCGGCACCATCTTCGAGAGTTCATTCTCCTGCCATATCTTATGAACGAAACGGCTGTCCGTACTCATTGCGAGTATCTGTACCCCGAGTGATTTTATCTCGTCGTATTTGTAGGCGACCGCCGACAATTCGGTCGGTCAGACAAAGGTGAAATCACCCGGATAGAAACAGAGCACAACCCACTGCCCCTTGAATTCTGAT containing:
- a CDS encoding PaaI family thioesterase is translated as MSSVAVQITEIEESVVRLTPKPYHMAAPGFVYGGLIASLIDCHGTGTAAAATYRFEGKAMDTEPNLRFVTASLKGGYVRPTPMGVELEARGKVKSTGKRKMVVAIKVSAAGMVCARGKVIAVRMPGSMKLKGNE
- a CDS encoding M14 family zinc carboxypeptidase; translated protein: MKRSASNSVIINGLFFGFLLVLLFGGSPWAAEPPQKRELKTFLNNLQRRGVEYGWTDVKPGAVEWQSHRTSQLNRPMVFAQFGSPTGPCTLLLGGVHRDELPTVYIMLRLAQYMKYNPAIFKEKCVVIAPLVNPDGFFSKPPPKRVNARGVDINRNFPTREWSTNALRDWEKKYNKNKRYYPGKKGGSEQETMFQIALIKRFKPQKILSAHSPLNGYDFDGPSSDLDSFSQWLETVSRETSHPIKKFGCFPGSLGNYAGQERGIFTLTLELPTSDPGKGDRYYQQFEPAIIKFLDLPISSSSPLQ
- the prxU gene encoding thioredoxin-dependent peroxiredoxin (Most members of this family contain a selenocysteine.): MAEQQESCVKPSRGPIGIPKAESGEASQTIQKEEIMIAKVGKPAPDFEASAFVDGGFKNITLSEFKGQWVVLCFYPGDFTFVUPTELSAVAYKYDEIKSLGVQILAMSTDSRFVHKIWQENELSKMVPGGVPFPMLSDAGGLIGRVYGIYDDEAGVDIRGRFIIDPDGIIQAMEVLTPPVGRNIAEFIRQVKAFQHVRATGEATPSGWQPGRVTLKPSAELAGNVWKVWKPEMAF